Proteins encoded together in one Hevea brasiliensis isolate MT/VB/25A 57/8 chromosome 16, ASM3005281v1, whole genome shotgun sequence window:
- the LOC131174418 gene encoding uncharacterized protein LOC131174418 isoform X2: MEKYKTYKLAKAEILNVINVEIDPVSRDSLLPPPSRHSDRCQVCYRRILLWLTCFSPSQVSRDSLLPPPSRHSDRCQVCYKRILLWLTCFSPSQVLKVKSVDCRLRFLEFRSAEVSKEYKVVTSSAMHVDRAHFIHVMYIVHS; this comes from the exons ATGGAGAAGTATAAGACATACAAGCTTGCAAAAGCTGAGATCCTCAATGTCATCAACGTTGAAATTGACCCG gtgagccgggacagccttcttcctccgcccagccgccacagtgaccgttgtcaagtct gctacaggaggattttattgtggttaacctgcttttctccttcgcag gtgagccgggacagccttcttcctccgcccagccgccacagtgaccgttgtcaagtct gctacaagaggattttattgtggttaacctgcttttctccttcgcag gtactgaaggtaaaatcagtagactgtcgactgagatttttggagttcagatctgcagaagtgtcaaaagagtacaaggttgtcacctcctcagcaatgcatgtagatagggctcattttatacatgttatgtatattgttcattcctag
- the LOC131174418 gene encoding uncharacterized protein LOC131174418 isoform X1, with product MEKYKTYKLAKAEILNVINVEIDPVSSIRENSTVVRVCEFLARQTRYRKSLQIRLRFWLPPPLSDIPSAFPKSESAKVSRDSLLPPPSRHSDRCQVCYKRILLWLTCFSPSQVLKVKSVDCRLRFLEFRSAEVSKEYKVVTSSAMHVDRAHFIHVMYIVHS from the exons ATGGAGAAGTATAAGACATACAAGCTTGCAAAAGCTGAGATCCTCAATGTCATCAACGTTGAAATTGACCCG gtatcctcaattcgcgaaaattcgacagttgtccgggtctgtgaatttctggccagacagacccgttaccgaaaaagtctccaaattcgactgaggttttggctaccccccccattgtcagacatcccgagcgcgttcccaaagtcggaatcggcaaag gtgagccgggacagccttcttcctccgcccagccgccacagtgaccgttgtcaagtct gctacaagaggattttattgtggttaacctgcttttctccttcgcag gtactgaaggtaaaatcagtagactgtcgactgagatttttggagttcagatctgcagaagtgtcaaaagagtacaaggttgtcacctcctcagcaatgcatgtagatagggctcattttatacatgttatgtatattgttcattcctag